In the Paenibacillus pabuli genome, one interval contains:
- a CDS encoding XkdQ/YqbQ family protein encodes MTYKVIVDDKYDLTKLVETITLKDSLDQIAYQANMRLAVSASSGLPAISPGMAVRISGVPFGGKSMVHLLHPAVIWEVESSNSGTKRLSLTVYDRMIYLEKSEDEFLLPKDQTATQRLKTYAKEWMIPYGTLPDTKTKLGKAVYRSQTIFSMMFADLKETAKSGGDMYHPRMTPGGLQLFKIGSNAKVYELDRLIDVTQMRTLEGAVTKVKVMAASESSSGKEVPSKVLAIEQAGVEELGTLQKLIEDDQVKTAAAAKKLAKSRLTGIQETFTVSAPDINTIRAGDAVLLKGLKLIVMSVSRDLSAGPGTMTLELGTAELVKRRYYLE; translated from the coding sequence ATGACCTACAAGGTTATTGTGGATGACAAATATGACCTTACCAAGCTGGTGGAGACGATTACGCTGAAGGATTCGCTGGACCAGATTGCCTATCAGGCGAACATGCGGCTGGCGGTGTCTGCCTCTTCCGGGTTGCCTGCGATATCACCGGGGATGGCGGTACGAATCAGTGGGGTTCCTTTTGGCGGAAAATCCATGGTTCATCTACTGCATCCTGCGGTCATCTGGGAGGTGGAAAGCTCCAACAGCGGCACCAAGCGGCTTTCTCTCACGGTGTACGACCGGATGATCTATCTGGAAAAATCGGAAGATGAGTTTCTTCTGCCCAAAGATCAAACCGCCACGCAGCGGCTCAAAACGTACGCCAAAGAGTGGATGATTCCATACGGAACACTGCCAGATACCAAAACAAAGCTGGGCAAAGCGGTATATCGGTCGCAGACGATCTTTTCGATGATGTTTGCCGATCTGAAGGAAACGGCGAAGTCTGGCGGAGACATGTATCATCCCCGGATGACTCCGGGAGGGCTGCAGCTCTTCAAGATAGGCAGTAATGCGAAGGTGTACGAGCTGGATCGGCTGATCGATGTGACCCAGATGCGTACGCTTGAAGGTGCAGTCACCAAGGTTAAGGTTATGGCCGCATCGGAATCGAGTAGTGGCAAGGAAGTGCCATCGAAAGTGCTGGCGATTGAGCAGGCTGGTGTGGAAGAATTGGGCACATTGCAAAAGCTGATCGAGGACGATCAGGTCAAAACGGCAGCAGCTGCTAAGAAGCTGGCGAAAAGCCGTCTGACAGGCATTCAGGAGACATTTACCGTTTCCGCACCGGATATCAATACGATTCGCGCTGGAGATGCGGTGCTGCTCAAAGGTTTGAAGTTAATCGTCATGTCAGTCAGTCGAGACCTATCGGCCGGGCCTGGAACGATGACCCTGGAGCTGGGCACGGCGGAGCTGGTGAAAAGGAGGTATTACCTTGAATAA
- a CDS encoding LysM peptidoglycan-binding domain-containing protein, whose amino-acid sequence MEFTLKDGTTSFKFPVKPEELTISRSKGYETINMLEYGEFDFAQGEKVKEITFSSFFPKEYDASYCMYEPVPDPRVAMNILNTFLVSKKPLRFIISNTGVNVPVYLISHNTTFRGGESGDIYFDITLRTWRDSKVEKVGAATSVSKSGSRTDLKKSSKTYTVKSGDSLSKIAKLELGSSSKWNEIYKLNVKTIGSDPNRIKPGQKLVMP is encoded by the coding sequence ATGGAGTTCACCCTGAAGGACGGGACGACATCGTTCAAGTTCCCGGTGAAGCCGGAAGAGCTGACCATATCAAGGTCCAAAGGATACGAAACGATAAATATGCTCGAGTATGGCGAATTTGATTTTGCACAGGGAGAGAAGGTGAAGGAGATTACCTTCTCTTCTTTTTTTCCAAAAGAATACGACGCGTCCTATTGCATGTACGAGCCTGTACCCGATCCGCGGGTGGCGATGAATATCCTGAATACGTTTCTGGTATCGAAAAAACCACTTCGTTTCATCATTTCCAACACAGGGGTGAACGTGCCAGTGTATCTGATCTCGCACAATACGACCTTCCGGGGCGGTGAGAGTGGGGATATTTATTTTGACATTACGCTGCGTACCTGGCGGGATTCCAAAGTGGAGAAGGTCGGCGCGGCAACATCTGTGAGCAAGTCGGGTTCTCGTACTGATCTGAAAAAGAGCAGCAAAACCTACACCGTCAAATCTGGCGATTCTCTGTCCAAAATTGCAAAGCTTGAGCTGGGCAGTAGTTCCAAATGGAACGAGATCTATAAGCTCAATGTGAAAACCATCGGCAGTGATCCGAACCGGATCAAGCCTGGACAAAAGCTGGTGATGCCATGA
- a CDS encoding phage tail assembly chaperone — protein sequence MSMNENMSEEQILDQLFEAAERLPEENVRIQRLDLLLTLRGLTSSKVDQIRERCTIRKTTKGRTEEKVDTETFNALLISEATVKMNVRGLELSGWGDNRITGRMKLSGGEQAVRRMLLAGELDAVGDKVLELSGFGVEIEDLKN from the coding sequence ATGAGTATGAATGAAAACATGTCCGAAGAGCAGATTCTGGATCAGCTGTTTGAAGCAGCGGAACGTTTGCCGGAAGAGAATGTACGCATTCAGCGTCTGGATCTGCTGCTGACCTTGCGTGGACTGACGTCCTCCAAAGTGGATCAGATCCGCGAACGCTGCACGATTCGTAAAACGACGAAAGGCCGCACCGAGGAAAAGGTGGATACCGAAACCTTTAACGCGCTGCTAATTTCCGAAGCCACGGTGAAAATGAATGTCCGCGGCCTGGAACTGTCCGGTTGGGGAGATAACCGTATCACGGGTCGCATGAAGCTGTCCGGTGGGGAACAGGCGGTTCGCCGCATGCTGCTGGCGGGTGAACTGGATGCCGTAGGTGACAAGGTGCTGGAGCTATCCGGCTTCGGTGTGGAGATTGAAGACCTAAAAAACTGA
- a CDS encoding right-handed parallel beta-helix repeat-containing protein, giving the protein MENVHVSIEKYIDLVSNRTDPRSEWDWTEAFDALMNDPAVQVFLPPGAYRVRFPKAITKLKTINGDGATLYSRGALNLEAHGIRIIGLTIAGKTTNGVQLSEGHGITLLGVNDIEIIRCNLQDINQNAIQFSNQVNYSSNIKIDSCKINNIGINTTNIQTEGMGIYIQHAKNVLITNSVISRTYGQSGIMIQKANTVAVEHTLIEDTKYRGIQTFAGTSSTDVTDVINNIIIFRCTIRRTGELNQTGNGLATNGIFIRNPKGRPEDVRITHTLVEYCGENFIEGTFDAQFNTFKFSGWYDSLETPSKEGLYPHSRAIIANNKIISAKKEGVKLFGNRVDVIVQGNLIIDSGISGVLVQAHGAGTIATGIIVVDNIIRDTTKQTVRGVELVASQGGVLDIVNIINERNHVLGIS; this is encoded by the coding sequence ATGGAAAACGTGCATGTGTCTATCGAGAAATATATCGATTTGGTGTCTAACCGTACAGATCCAAGATCCGAATGGGATTGGACTGAAGCTTTTGATGCCCTGATGAATGATCCAGCAGTACAAGTGTTTCTACCCCCAGGAGCTTACCGTGTAAGATTCCCTAAAGCAATTACAAAACTTAAAACCATCAATGGTGATGGTGCAACGTTGTACTCCAGAGGTGCACTTAATCTTGAAGCCCACGGTATTCGTATCATTGGTTTGACCATTGCAGGTAAAACAACAAATGGTGTTCAACTGAGTGAAGGTCATGGTATTACGTTGCTTGGGGTAAATGACATTGAGATCATTCGCTGTAATCTCCAAGATATCAATCAAAATGCCATTCAGTTCAGTAACCAAGTGAATTACTCTTCAAACATCAAAATTGATTCTTGTAAAATCAATAACATTGGTATCAATACAACAAATATTCAGACAGAGGGCATGGGTATTTATATACAACATGCCAAGAACGTTCTGATCACCAACAGTGTTATTTCTCGCACATATGGCCAATCAGGTATCATGATTCAAAAAGCTAATACCGTTGCAGTTGAACACACGTTGATTGAGGACACCAAATATCGTGGAATCCAAACATTTGCAGGAACTAGTTCCACAGATGTAACAGATGTCATCAACAACATTATTATCTTCAGATGTACGATCCGTCGTACAGGTGAACTCAATCAGACAGGCAATGGATTGGCAACAAACGGAATCTTTATCCGTAATCCCAAAGGTAGACCTGAGGATGTAAGAATCACGCATACCTTGGTCGAATACTGTGGAGAGAATTTCATTGAAGGAACATTTGATGCTCAATTCAATACGTTTAAGTTCTCTGGGTGGTACGATTCCCTCGAGACTCCATCGAAAGAAGGATTGTACCCACACTCCAGAGCGATCATCGCAAACAATAAAATTATTTCTGCTAAGAAAGAAGGCGTAAAGCTTTTCGGTAATCGCGTTGATGTTATCGTGCAAGGAAACTTGATTATTGATTCAGGAATCTCTGGTGTACTTGTCCAAGCTCATGGTGCTGGAACAATTGCTACAGGAATCATTGTTGTAGATAACATTATTCGTGATACCACAAAACAAACTGTTCGTGGCGTTGAGTTGGTAGCAAGTCAAGGTGGTGTTCTGGACATAGTCAACATTATCAACGAACGGAACCACGTATTAGGCATTTCCTAA
- a CDS encoding phage tail tube protein, translating to MLDASRVILGTHGQLHIDGVWQTNINKLEASVEIEKRELNLVGNDWKVHKNGAKKGTGTMTGYKVTSDMIQRGFTKFQIISKLDDPESYGHESVLLKGCMVDKIQLANWTAGEEVPEETGFTFEGFELLNPIVAL from the coding sequence ATGTTGGATGCATCAAGAGTTATTCTAGGTACCCATGGTCAGCTGCATATTGATGGGGTGTGGCAGACGAACATTAACAAGCTGGAAGCCAGTGTGGAAATTGAAAAACGTGAGTTGAATCTAGTCGGCAACGACTGGAAAGTGCACAAAAATGGCGCAAAAAAAGGGACAGGTACGATGACAGGTTACAAGGTCACGTCGGACATGATCCAGCGCGGGTTTACCAAGTTTCAAATCATCTCGAAGCTGGACGATCCAGAGTCATATGGACATGAGAGCGTTCTACTGAAGGGTTGCATGGTGGACAAAATCCAGCTCGCAAACTGGACAGCGGGTGAGGAAGTGCCGGAGGAAACGGGCTTTACGTTTGAAGGATTTGAACTGTTGAATCCGATTGTTGCGTTGTGA
- a CDS encoding phage tail sheath subtilisin-like domain-containing protein — MAGGTWEQTNRPVLPGLYMNFQAAASSAIQAGNRGTVVVPIKANWGPVGTFVEVGSEAAIERIFSAHALDNGTAYTSLKLALLGGPKKLLAYRVAGATAKAASLTLKDSSDADVLQLAAKYPGDRANGFYVTIQPGVIDNTKHEVRLFEGNRMLYALLTADISAASLAKQINEDERNEWVTAQAIGDGTGVVATVSGAAFKGGVSGNDDLTNAEYIAVQGALEGEQFDVLALDQAADAPLLASFAAWVKRVRSEGKPVMAVFGGTTADDTSAGAAQKAAARSLTLNHEGVINVGTGVRLGDAYYSSAETSAYVASLIAGQRLNESTTYAPTPFDDVTRRWTRAEQEQAVQNGVFIFFHDGRQVKALRGVNTLVTPAAGQNNAWKKIRSIRVMDAINMDLQRSAEDSYIGKVNNTEEGRQALIGAMKAYLALLAQSNVIEAEGYDVILDPAYYGAAPILKPEADQVFLQWNVKLTDVMEQLFGTFYVQ; from the coding sequence ATGGCAGGTGGAACATGGGAGCAAACGAATCGTCCGGTCCTTCCGGGCTTATATATGAATTTTCAAGCGGCAGCATCTTCAGCCATTCAGGCAGGCAATCGGGGAACGGTTGTCGTTCCAATCAAGGCAAACTGGGGTCCAGTGGGAACCTTTGTGGAGGTTGGCAGCGAAGCGGCGATTGAACGTATTTTCTCCGCACATGCACTGGATAATGGGACAGCCTATACATCCTTGAAGCTAGCCCTGCTGGGCGGCCCGAAAAAGTTGCTGGCCTATCGGGTAGCAGGCGCCACGGCAAAAGCAGCCAGTCTAACGTTGAAGGACAGCAGCGATGCGGACGTATTACAGCTGGCTGCCAAGTATCCGGGAGATCGTGCGAACGGATTCTATGTCACCATTCAGCCGGGTGTAATTGATAACACGAAGCATGAAGTGCGCCTGTTTGAAGGAAATCGGATGCTGTATGCACTCCTGACCGCGGATATATCGGCAGCATCTCTAGCCAAACAGATCAATGAGGATGAGCGCAATGAGTGGGTAACGGCTCAAGCGATTGGCGATGGTACGGGTGTGGTTGCAACCGTTTCGGGTGCGGCATTCAAAGGCGGTGTCAGTGGCAACGATGATCTGACGAACGCGGAATATATTGCAGTACAGGGTGCGCTGGAAGGCGAGCAATTCGATGTATTGGCACTGGATCAGGCGGCGGATGCGCCTTTGTTGGCAAGCTTTGCGGCTTGGGTGAAACGTGTACGCAGCGAGGGTAAACCGGTGATGGCTGTATTTGGCGGGACTACAGCAGACGATACGTCTGCAGGAGCTGCACAGAAGGCTGCCGCACGTTCACTAACATTGAATCACGAAGGCGTGATCAATGTGGGTACCGGTGTGCGTTTGGGGGATGCGTACTACAGTTCAGCGGAAACGTCTGCATATGTTGCCAGTCTGATCGCCGGACAACGTCTGAACGAATCGACAACGTACGCACCGACTCCATTCGATGACGTGACGCGTCGCTGGACGCGTGCGGAACAGGAGCAGGCCGTGCAGAATGGCGTATTTATTTTCTTCCATGATGGCCGTCAGGTGAAGGCGCTTCGCGGTGTGAATACGCTGGTGACTCCTGCTGCGGGACAAAATAATGCATGGAAAAAAATTCGTTCCATTCGAGTTATGGATGCGATTAACATGGATTTGCAGCGCTCTGCGGAAGATTCGTATATCGGCAAAGTAAACAATACCGAAGAGGGGCGCCAGGCACTGATCGGTGCGATGAAGGCCTACCTTGCGCTGCTCGCACAGAGCAATGTGATTGAGGCTGAGGGATACGATGTCATTCTAGACCCAGCCTATTATGGCGCAGCACCGATCTTGAAACCGGAGGCAGATCAGGTATTCCTGCAGTGGAATGTGAAGCTGACTGATGTGATGGAGCAGTTGTTTGGTACATTTTACGTGCAATAA
- a CDS encoding DUF4127 family protein, translated as MKTVLYVPLDDRPANLDDVIVQGKAAGIHIVTPNPGDIQNRLDSEKTTEGTTLLGTSAPTYGIPTNIYTFILKHAAQVDGFIISSDMLAYGGLIGSRQLREDGGGTYPEYDEETTRLLNVIQVIKEKYPRKPVYVMDTVMRLATTSFADGLALDAYNESRALMQQPRQAYTEFEDIINGYNLSPDGVEYGETTFFNKEQYYNTRQHKFKTNLYILDQLARKGYIDFLAVGVDDANTQGVQINEINYVEARINEWLGGNDGQNPERAIILPDADGLGHALVARMANQLLRGGTKTRYAVNYYGPHGSTIINTYEYMDVHENVARHIDIVGGVLVADAAYPGDAEEATSLDMSSELDRLTNGPSGKPGPKPGVDIEIIAITALDQVQAAVERLTSISEQGLPAVLIDFVGKGPANVDVAEALLNSPYTGRVLGYSAWNTPGNKMGLAVGMGQSRYAFVTTEKRASALHEAVDAHGSLLFKRFLKDYYYKAVAIADIRTYSRAHALYTNVATLADQNMVLFNSEEDYAHLQTLLRDLMQTYTAGLASKTAFAPGNVAINQIRDCDVLYAKYCSAALDYANPDFIWGRAFEITLSPHVNLK; from the coding sequence ATGAAAACCGTATTGTATGTTCCACTGGATGATCGGCCGGCTAACCTGGATGACGTCATTGTTCAAGGGAAGGCAGCAGGCATCCATATCGTAACGCCAAACCCGGGTGACATTCAAAACCGCCTCGATTCGGAAAAGACGACAGAAGGCACAACGCTGCTCGGCACGTCTGCACCTACGTATGGCATTCCAACCAACATTTATACGTTTATTCTGAAGCATGCTGCCCAAGTCGATGGTTTCATTATTTCATCCGATATGCTGGCCTATGGGGGCCTCATTGGCAGTCGTCAGCTTCGGGAAGACGGAGGAGGCACTTATCCGGAGTATGATGAAGAAACGACGCGTTTGCTCAATGTGATTCAAGTGATCAAGGAAAAATACCCGCGTAAACCGGTGTATGTGATGGATACGGTAATGCGACTGGCGACCACGTCATTTGCAGACGGTCTTGCACTTGATGCCTACAACGAGTCCCGTGCGCTCATGCAGCAGCCGCGTCAGGCCTATACCGAGTTTGAGGACATTATTAACGGCTACAACCTGTCGCCAGATGGTGTGGAGTATGGTGAAACGACTTTTTTCAACAAAGAGCAGTATTACAACACCAGACAGCACAAGTTCAAAACAAACCTGTACATTCTGGATCAGCTGGCCCGCAAAGGGTACATTGATTTCCTCGCAGTAGGTGTCGACGATGCGAATACACAGGGAGTTCAGATTAACGAGATTAACTATGTAGAAGCACGGATTAACGAATGGCTGGGGGGAAATGACGGACAAAATCCAGAACGGGCCATCATCCTTCCGGATGCGGACGGCCTCGGTCACGCGCTAGTCGCACGGATGGCAAATCAGCTGCTGCGGGGCGGTACGAAAACACGTTACGCTGTGAATTATTACGGTCCTCACGGTTCCACGATTATTAATACCTATGAATATATGGATGTTCACGAGAATGTAGCTCGTCACATTGATATTGTAGGTGGGGTGCTTGTGGCAGATGCGGCTTATCCAGGAGATGCTGAGGAAGCTACTTCGCTTGACATGTCCTCGGAACTGGATCGCCTGACAAACGGGCCTTCAGGAAAGCCGGGACCAAAGCCAGGTGTGGATATCGAGATTATTGCGATTACGGCGCTGGATCAGGTCCAAGCCGCGGTTGAACGCCTGACGAGCATTAGTGAGCAAGGATTGCCGGCGGTGCTGATTGATTTTGTCGGAAAAGGACCAGCGAATGTGGATGTAGCGGAAGCCCTGCTGAACAGTCCGTATACCGGCCGGGTTCTGGGTTATAGCGCCTGGAATACACCGGGGAACAAGATGGGCCTTGCCGTAGGCATGGGACAATCCCGATATGCTTTTGTTACCACAGAAAAGCGCGCTTCTGCTCTTCACGAAGCTGTTGATGCGCATGGATCATTGCTGTTCAAACGGTTCCTGAAAGATTACTACTATAAAGCGGTAGCAATCGCGGATATCCGCACGTACTCCAGAGCTCATGCGCTCTATACCAATGTGGCTACCCTTGCGGACCAGAATATGGTGCTGTTCAACTCCGAGGAAGATTACGCTCACCTGCAAACCCTGCTTCGGGATCTGATGCAGACGTACACCGCGGGACTGGCGAGCAAAACAGCTTTTGCTCCGGGTAATGTGGCGATCAACCAGATCCGCGACTGCGATGTGTTGTATGCGAAATATTGCAGTGCTGCACTCGACTATGCCAATCCGGATTTCATCTGGGGACGTGCATTTGAAATTACATTGAGTCCGCATGTTAATCTTAAATAA
- a CDS encoding VOC family protein: protein MIFEEVKLYTARLAEIKHFYRDTLGLKVVADCDSSFTLQIGYSNMIFVHSEMEHEPFYHFAWMIPKNRFQEAKAWAAARVELRTQDGEDETYSENWNSHSLYFEDPAGNILELIAHHNTHHESNRPFSAEDLLQVCEVGLVSEDVLSTVGELEQVGLNQWGAISETFAPIGDVSGLFIVVKKERIWFFSEQKAQRFPLEVVIQGVSRLQFG from the coding sequence ATGATATTTGAAGAAGTGAAGCTGTACACCGCTCGTTTGGCAGAGATTAAACATTTCTATAGGGATACTCTCGGACTGAAGGTGGTTGCTGACTGTGATTCTTCCTTCACCCTGCAGATCGGATACTCAAACATGATATTTGTCCACAGTGAAATGGAGCACGAGCCCTTCTACCACTTTGCCTGGATGATTCCAAAAAATCGTTTTCAGGAGGCCAAAGCCTGGGCAGCAGCACGTGTAGAGCTTCGTACGCAGGATGGAGAGGATGAGACTTATTCAGAGAACTGGAATTCCCATTCCCTCTATTTCGAGGATCCTGCTGGCAACATTTTGGAGCTGATTGCTCATCACAATACCCATCATGAGAGTAACCGTCCTTTCTCGGCGGAGGATCTGCTGCAAGTGTGCGAGGTGGGGCTTGTATCCGAAGATGTACTGTCTACGGTGGGGGAATTGGAGCAAGTGGGTTTAAACCAATGGGGAGCGATAAGTGAAACCTTTGCCCCGATCGGAGACGTAAGCGGTCTGTTTATCGTGGTGAAAAAGGAACGGATCTGGTTCTTTTCGGAGCAAAAGGCACAACGATTCCCGCTCGAAGTTGTCATACAAGGTGTCAGCAGATTACAGTTTGGGTAA
- a CDS encoding VOC family protein, with amino-acid sequence MIRGIFETHLNVTNLERSHHFYEQIVGLPHAYGQKERGNSFYWIGGEGNAMLGLWEKEPEQVQRQHFAFHVSLEDMKHAVTYLEDKGITTHNFLDDDIGELYVFGWMPAVSVYFTDPDGHSLEFISMLPDEAKPELGMVPWSAWEKMHGRV; translated from the coding sequence ATGATCAGAGGTATATTTGAAACCCATTTGAACGTAACGAATCTGGAGAGATCACATCATTTTTATGAACAAATTGTTGGTTTGCCACATGCTTACGGGCAGAAGGAACGCGGTAACTCGTTTTACTGGATTGGTGGTGAGGGGAATGCCATGCTGGGACTTTGGGAAAAGGAGCCAGAGCAGGTGCAGCGGCAGCATTTTGCCTTCCACGTATCGCTGGAGGACATGAAGCATGCGGTCACTTATTTGGAGGATAAAGGGATTACAACGCACAACTTCCTTGATGATGATATCGGTGAGCTGTATGTATTCGGCTGGATGCCGGCTGTATCGGTATATTTCACGGACCCAGATGGTCATTCTCTTGAATTCATATCCATGCTTCCGGATGAAGCGAAGCCGGAGCTAGGTATGGTGCCTTGGAGTGCATGGGAGAAGATGCACGGAAGGGTGTGA
- a CDS encoding NADPH-dependent FMN reductase, with protein MKIIVLAGSNRKNATSTRLGEYAVEVIRSQGHEASLFDLYQTPVPFYAPDEKQADDPNLAELNSRMLAADAIILSTPEYHGSISGVLKNALDHLSQAHFSGKPVLSISSAGGAVGVSSLLQLQAIVRNLHGINAQEWISIGGAQRRRFEATFDGYEEYEGSQDIEDRIQRVIGSFLNLAQILTSARESSGS; from the coding sequence ATGAAGATCATCGTATTGGCAGGAAGCAACCGAAAGAATGCAACCAGTACACGTTTAGGGGAATATGCGGTCGAAGTCATCCGCAGCCAGGGACATGAGGCGAGCCTGTTTGATCTGTATCAGACACCAGTTCCATTCTACGCACCGGATGAGAAGCAGGCAGATGATCCTAACCTGGCAGAACTGAACTCGCGCATGCTCGCGGCAGACGCCATTATTTTATCGACACCAGAGTATCACGGCAGCATCAGCGGGGTGCTCAAAAATGCACTGGATCACCTAAGCCAGGCTCACTTTAGTGGCAAACCGGTCTTGTCGATCAGCTCAGCGGGAGGAGCGGTGGGGGTTAGCTCTCTTTTACAGCTGCAGGCTATCGTTCGCAATCTGCATGGGATTAATGCGCAGGAGTGGATCTCTATCGGCGGTGCGCAGCGTAGGCGTTTTGAAGCAACCTTTGACGGATATGAGGAATATGAAGGCAGCCAGGACATTGAGGATCGGATTCAGCGGGTGATTGGTTCGTTCCTGAACCTGGCCCAAATATTAACGTCTGCTCGGGAATCATCCGGAAGCTGA
- a CDS encoding response regulator transcription factor, with product MPITILLADDHAMVRRGLHVFLSTQTDMKVVGEASNGQETIEQAEKLQPDVVLMDLHMPVLDGIETARRLRTLLPGIRVIVLTSFSDQDHVIPAVRAGVKGYLMKDIEPEDLAVAIRNVHAGQAQLHPAAAGQLMHVMASSDNQLEEQDTISTDSTAYGKVQDHEKLKQSVQMKEPSPSLDALTRREQEVLGLIARGMSNKEIAVQLVITEKTVKTHVSHLLDKLGLADRTQAAIHAVKNGWV from the coding sequence ATGCCGATTACGATTTTATTAGCAGATGATCATGCGATGGTGAGACGCGGACTGCACGTATTTTTATCCACGCAGACGGATATGAAGGTGGTTGGCGAAGCCTCCAATGGGCAGGAGACAATCGAACAGGCGGAGAAATTGCAGCCTGATGTAGTGCTCATGGATTTGCATATGCCTGTGCTGGACGGGATTGAAACCGCCAGACGGCTGCGCACGCTATTGCCTGGAATCCGCGTTATTGTACTCACGTCGTTTTCCGATCAGGATCATGTTATTCCTGCTGTACGCGCTGGGGTAAAAGGGTACCTGATGAAAGATATTGAACCGGAGGATCTTGCCGTTGCGATCAGGAACGTGCACGCAGGACAGGCCCAGCTTCATCCTGCGGCGGCGGGGCAGTTGATGCATGTGATGGCTTCATCTGACAACCAATTAGAAGAGCAGGATACTATAAGCACAGATTCAACAGCATACGGGAAAGTTCAGGATCATGAGAAGCTTAAACAATCCGTACAAATGAAAGAACCATCGCCGAGTCTGGATGCGCTGACCCGCCGCGAACAAGAGGTATTGGGTTTGATTGCACGCGGAATGAGCAACAAGGAGATTGCCGTCCAGCTTGTAATTACGGAGAAAACTGTAAAGACACATGTCAGTCATCTGCTCGACAAATTGGGACTGGCCGATCGTACTCAAGCAGCGATTCATGCCGTGAAAAACGGCTGGGTTTGA